Proteins encoded by one window of Agrobacterium vitis:
- the tssM gene encoding type VI secretion system membrane subunit TssM, producing the protein MNPLSWFYTIRSYVDSYAGVVGRRFISLIWVIALCVLIWFYGYLAAFGSFKPLASVSARIWTMVVIFAIWTAYMIVTMVRAKRQDKELVDSIEAQALANQQAEVSEISNRLKEALALLRRITKKRFGYIYELPWYVIFGAPGSGKTTALTNSGLQFPLGDALGSDAVKGIGGTRNCNWWFADQAIMIDTAGRYTTQDDLDGSSKAGWEGFLGLLRRYRRSQPVNGALLTLSIGDLLTRDPEAQREELRAIRKRLAELDNHLGARVPVYILLTKADLLTGFVEFYDSFNKSDREQVWGTTFGLEESYGAKTLPERYAEEFALLQQRVDAMLIERLQQEQSADIRGRIFRFPAELASLQEKLGEAISELCTGSSLVEAPLIRGIYFVSATQPEENLTRTNANANRTRRSYFLPKLFSEVIFNEAALVARDKRLSSRQVLLRQAVWGLAVAAVVIVFAGWTMTFFQNRAALAQAEDHLNAYDKLIQDVPVRNVSDADFLRVLPALDNLRAVPTGFDTRYVWAASFGLSQRDKIAGRQRDAYQRALNSLLLPRMLVQLQKDLTGESDVTRTFNALKLYEMLGGLGRLDREFVSAQATQMFNALYPGEGRTAARKALIQHASAMAAGVLQPVEIDKRLIEKARNTIRNQTVAERAFDILAGSKQAQALMPWQPSLAFGALGEKAFIRKSGALLTEGVEGLFTATGYRTVVLPHIADAAREALQEEWVRGSNAQLRGQTLESVAQAALQIYYDRLEQRWASVLGDLAVRPSQSLGDAVETTRILSNDRNIVAQAARSIADATDLRPKGDTAGMTTLVSSASGDTVAAMLASSMAAPDPYSRLREALDTPAADDSRKATTGNQDKPASQVDAILPVITALHDQLARSVTSSAEVAKVFDVDSQLTRANQDLLQDARRLPGPLDGWMAGLAADTGSLAVKSARSRIGDLWSSEGAGLCSSIVTGRYPFDRASSRDVAMNDFIRLFGPKGLFQTFFKQRMEPFVDQSISPWGWKGTFGAAGIPSEGIAEFERADQIFRAFFPNGSETPAIAINVKPVSLGETSTAVMLEIQGERVVYFHGPVQAKTITWPSKEAASMSRIAFQPGGWKQAKTENGDWSPFRLFDDANIQNQGDDLFRAKFTNDNQVAEFDVQFGSVLNAFRLKALSEFTCPTQF; encoded by the coding sequence ATCAATCCACTCAGCTGGTTTTACACCATACGCTCCTATGTCGATTCCTACGCGGGTGTCGTGGGGCGGCGCTTTATCTCGCTGATCTGGGTCATCGCCCTTTGCGTGCTGATCTGGTTCTACGGCTATCTGGCCGCCTTCGGCAGTTTCAAGCCGCTCGCCAGCGTCTCTGCACGCATCTGGACCATGGTGGTAATTTTTGCCATCTGGACGGCCTATATGATCGTCACCATGGTGCGCGCCAAGCGCCAGGACAAGGAACTGGTCGATAGTATCGAGGCACAGGCGCTGGCCAATCAGCAGGCCGAGGTCAGCGAAATCAGCAATCGGCTGAAAGAAGCTTTGGCCTTGCTGCGGCGCATTACCAAAAAGCGCTTCGGCTATATCTATGAACTGCCATGGTATGTGATTTTCGGGGCGCCTGGCTCGGGCAAGACGACAGCGCTGACCAATTCCGGCTTGCAATTTCCGCTTGGCGACGCGCTTGGCAGCGATGCCGTCAAGGGCATCGGCGGCACGCGCAATTGCAATTGGTGGTTCGCCGATCAGGCGATCATGATCGACACCGCCGGTCGCTATACGACCCAGGATGACCTCGATGGATCATCGAAAGCCGGATGGGAAGGGTTTCTAGGCCTGTTGCGCCGTTATCGCCGTTCGCAGCCGGTCAATGGCGCGCTTCTCACACTGTCCATCGGCGACCTGTTGACCCGCGACCCGGAAGCCCAGCGCGAAGAATTGCGGGCGATCCGCAAGCGGCTGGCGGAACTGGACAACCATCTCGGCGCCCGCGTTCCGGTCTATATCCTGCTGACCAAGGCCGATCTTCTGACCGGTTTCGTGGAATTCTACGATAGTTTCAACAAGAGCGACCGCGAACAGGTCTGGGGTACGACCTTCGGCCTGGAGGAAAGCTACGGCGCAAAGACATTGCCGGAGCGTTATGCCGAGGAATTCGCCCTGTTGCAACAGCGTGTCGATGCCATGCTGATCGAACGGCTGCAACAGGAACAAAGTGCCGACATCCGCGGCCGGATTTTCCGTTTTCCAGCCGAACTGGCCAGTTTGCAGGAAAAGCTCGGTGAAGCGATCAGCGAGCTTTGCACCGGCTCCTCACTGGTCGAGGCGCCGCTGATCCGTGGCATTTACTTCGTCTCTGCCACGCAGCCGGAGGAAAACCTCACCCGCACCAATGCGAATGCCAACCGGACACGGCGCAGCTATTTCCTGCCGAAACTGTTCAGCGAAGTGATTTTCAACGAGGCCGCCCTGGTTGCCCGCGACAAGCGCCTTTCCTCCCGTCAGGTTCTGCTGCGCCAGGCCGTCTGGGGGCTGGCAGTGGCGGCGGTGGTCATTGTGTTTGCCGGGTGGACCATGACGTTTTTCCAGAACCGGGCAGCCCTTGCCCAGGCCGAAGACCATCTGAACGCCTATGACAAGCTGATCCAGGATGTACCGGTGCGCAATGTGTCGGATGCCGATTTTCTGCGTGTTCTGCCCGCGCTGGACAATCTGCGTGCAGTTCCAACCGGTTTTGACACCCGCTATGTCTGGGCAGCGAGTTTCGGTCTCAGCCAGCGCGACAAGATTGCAGGTCGCCAGCGCGACGCCTATCAGCGCGCGCTGAACAGCCTTTTGCTGCCCCGCATGCTGGTGCAACTGCAAAAGGACCTGACCGGCGAAAGCGATGTCACGCGAACCTTCAATGCGCTGAAACTCTATGAAATGCTCGGCGGACTGGGGCGGCTCGACCGGGAATTTGTCTCGGCCCAGGCAACCCAGATGTTTAACGCCCTTTATCCGGGCGAAGGCCGGACAGCGGCCCGCAAAGCGCTGATCCAACATGCCAGCGCGATGGCGGCAGGCGTATTGCAACCGGTCGAAATCGACAAGCGGCTTATTGAAAAGGCCCGCAACACCATCCGCAACCAAACCGTTGCCGAACGGGCTTTCGACATCCTGGCCGGATCGAAACAAGCGCAGGCGCTGATGCCGTGGCAGCCATCGCTTGCCTTTGGCGCGCTGGGGGAGAAAGCCTTCATCCGCAAGTCCGGCGCGCTGCTGACGGAAGGGGTCGAGGGATTATTTACCGCGACCGGCTACCGCACCGTCGTCCTGCCGCATATTGCCGATGCAGCCCGCGAAGCGCTGCAAGAAGAATGGGTGCGCGGCTCCAATGCGCAATTGCGCGGCCAGACGCTGGAATCGGTAGCCCAGGCGGCCCTGCAGATCTACTATGACCGGCTTGAACAGCGCTGGGCCTCCGTGCTGGGGGATCTCGCAGTCAGGCCGTCGCAAAGTCTTGGTGATGCGGTAGAAACCACGCGCATCCTCTCCAATGACCGCAATATCGTTGCGCAGGCCGCCCGCTCGATTGCCGATGCGACCGACTTGCGGCCGAAGGGCGATACGGCGGGCATGACCACGCTGGTATCATCCGCCAGTGGTGACACGGTTGCCGCCATGCTGGCGTCCTCCATGGCCGCCCCTGATCCCTATAGCCGCTTGCGCGAGGCGCTGGACACGCCTGCCGCAGACGATAGCCGCAAGGCCACGACAGGCAATCAGGACAAGCCTGCATCCCAGGTCGATGCGATATTGCCTGTCATCACCGCCCTTCATGACCAGCTCGCCCGCTCGGTCACGTCCTCAGCGGAAGTGGCGAAAGTGTTCGATGTCGATAGCCAGCTGACAAGGGCCAATCAGGATCTGCTCCAGGATGCCCGCCGCCTGCCGGGACCGTTGGATGGCTGGATGGCCGGACTTGCCGCCGATACCGGCTCACTTGCCGTCAAATCGGCGCGCAGCCGGATTGGCGACCTGTGGTCCAGCGAAGGGGCAGGCCTGTGCAGCTCCATCGTCACAGGCCGCTATCCCTTCGACCGCGCCTCCAGCCGCGATGTCGCCATGAACGACTTCATCCGGCTTTTTGGACCGAAGGGCCTGTTCCAGACCTTCTTCAAGCAAAGGATGGAACCCTTCGTCGATCAGTCGATCTCGCCCTGGGGCTGGAAAGGCACCTTCGGCGCAGCAGGCATTCCCAGCGAGGGCATTGCCGAGTTTGAAAGGGCCGACCAGATTTTCCGCGCCTTCTTCCCGAATGGCAGCGAGACACCGGCAATAGCCATCAATGTCAAACCGGTGTCGCTTGGTGAGACCTCGACGGCGGTGATGCTGGAAATCCAGGGCGAACGGGTGGTGTATTTCCATGGCCCGGTCCAGGCGAAAACCATAACCTGGCCATCGAAGGAGGCCGCCAGCATGTCGCGGATTGCCTTCCAGCCCGGCGGCTGGAAACAGGCGAAGACAGAAAATGGCGACTGGTCGCCTTTCCGCCTGTTTGACGATGCAAATATCCAAAACCAAGGCGACGATCTGTTCCGGGCGAAATTCACCAACGATAACCAGGTGGCGGAATTCGATGTGCAGTTCGGTTCGGTGTTGAATGCCTTCAGGCTGAAGGCGCTGTCCGAATTTACCTGCCCGACCCAGTTCTGA
- the tssL gene encoding type VI secretion system protein TssL, long form, translated as MSNERPPSWQDLPTVVEVTEEKRLQDDNARKVADLLDGEASQPAPADGGARMPVAHLIDNFRFGSSEMPVLVRSAAPLLNLAHALRYRAEQPDIEELRQVCINAVNRYERDLASARISPERARAAHYVVCATIDDVVLSTPWGVRAGWARSGLVSTFHNDVTGGDRVFDILDHFHQSPGSAKDLLLLIYLSLSLAFEGRTRVSSKGPLELSRIRDSLYKTLLGQYGVFERELSPHWQGVHARHKPLRTMAALWTVLSLLALALGLGYLFFTLTLNDSSDRTFERLAGLGPHEAPGVMITVPVPEPQQTVAPQEPEPQPVKPPAPPPPSRLKNLITFLQPEVEKKLVSLSDANGRLRVRINNSGLFDTGSADVKGQFRDLLQRIGGALAAEKFRAVVIGYTDNVPIKTVQFPSNWHLSEARAKAVGEILSSFTGPDAILTEGRADSDPIAGNDTPEGREMNRRTEILVLTNPDEKITDAGILTPPVESIDNGQNNQVPNTDIKTQQGAKP; from the coding sequence ATGAGCAACGAACGGCCTCCTTCCTGGCAGGATCTGCCGACCGTGGTGGAAGTCACGGAGGAAAAACGCCTCCAGGACGACAACGCCCGCAAGGTCGCCGACCTGCTCGACGGCGAAGCATCGCAACCGGCACCCGCCGATGGCGGGGCGCGTATGCCTGTCGCACATCTGATCGACAATTTCCGCTTCGGCAGCAGCGAAATGCCGGTGCTGGTGCGCTCGGCAGCACCGCTGCTCAACCTTGCCCATGCGCTGCGCTACCGTGCCGAACAGCCGGATATCGAGGAACTGCGCCAGGTTTGCATCAACGCGGTCAACCGCTATGAGCGTGACCTCGCCAGCGCCCGTATCAGCCCGGAACGGGCGCGCGCCGCCCATTATGTTGTCTGCGCCACCATCGACGATGTGGTTCTCTCCACGCCTTGGGGCGTGCGGGCCGGATGGGCGCGCTCGGGCCTGGTCTCCACCTTCCACAATGACGTGACGGGCGGCGACCGGGTGTTCGATATTCTCGATCATTTCCATCAGTCACCTGGGTCTGCCAAGGACCTGCTGCTACTGATCTACCTGTCCCTATCCCTGGCGTTCGAGGGCCGCACCCGCGTTTCCTCCAAGGGACCGCTTGAGCTTTCCCGCATTCGCGACAGTCTCTACAAAACCCTGCTTGGCCAATATGGCGTGTTTGAACGGGAGCTTTCGCCGCATTGGCAGGGCGTCCATGCCCGCCACAAGCCGCTTCGCACCATGGCGGCGCTGTGGACCGTGCTGTCGCTGCTGGCCCTGGCGCTTGGGCTTGGCTACCTGTTTTTCACCCTGACCCTGAACGACAGTTCCGACCGGACTTTCGAGCGGCTGGCCGGGCTTGGTCCACATGAGGCGCCGGGCGTGATGATTACGGTTCCGGTGCCGGAACCGCAGCAAACGGTTGCACCACAAGAGCCGGAACCGCAGCCGGTCAAGCCTCCGGCACCGCCGCCACCTAGCCGCTTGAAAAATCTCATCACCTTCCTTCAGCCGGAAGTCGAAAAGAAACTGGTCTCGCTGTCGGACGCCAATGGACGGCTGCGTGTTCGCATCAACAATTCCGGCCTGTTCGACACCGGCAGCGCCGATGTGAAGGGCCAATTCCGCGATCTGCTGCAACGCATTGGCGGGGCGCTGGCGGCGGAAAAATTCAGGGCGGTGGTAATCGGCTATACCGATAATGTGCCGATCAAGACCGTACAGTTTCCGTCCAACTGGCACCTGTCGGAAGCCCGCGCCAAGGCAGTGGGCGAAATCCTTTCCAGCTTTACCGGACCGGATGCAATCCTGACCGAAGGCCGCGCCGACAGCGACCCGATTGCCGGTAACGACACGCCGGAAGGCCGTGAAATGAACCGGCGCACGGAAATCCTTGTTCTGACCAATCCTGACGAGAAAATCACCGATGCCGGCATCCTGACCCCGCCCGTCGAAAGCATCGACAATGGTCAAAATAATCAAGTGCCGAACACAGATATAAAGACGCAGCAGGGGGCCAAGCCGTGA
- the tssK gene encoding type VI secretion system baseplate subunit TssK, which produces MRHENRVAWTEGMFLRVQHFQQSDRWTERLVRSVARSLTPYPWGILEIGLDRSALAIGQFALSGLRGMLPDGTPFDAPEDTDLPAALELDESVKNAVIYLALPARQPGKADMAQTGTSAVNSVRLVASPYEAPDANVETDFLAPIDVGRLNLKLLKTGDDLAGYELLGLARVVEVRSDKAVLLDPDFIPASLNCTASSRLHELMTELLGIVRHRAEAIAERIGDPTIRGTAEVGDYFLLQILNRADPLLKHALANATRLHPMQFYEQCIQLAGELATFTMESKRATDFPAYRHDDLKATFGAVFEDLRTSLSSVLAQSAVAIELVERRHGVRVGTINDRSLLRDAGFVLAVRADMSAEDVRRTLPARIKVGPVERIAELVNVALPGIPVRPLPVLPRQLPYRAGTIYFELDTKTPLWKQLETSGAIALHLAGDFPGLELEMWALRE; this is translated from the coding sequence ATGAGACATGAAAACCGGGTTGCCTGGACCGAAGGCATGTTCCTTCGCGTCCAACATTTCCAGCAGTCCGACCGCTGGACGGAGCGTCTGGTGCGCTCGGTGGCGCGCAGCCTTACGCCTTATCCCTGGGGCATTCTGGAGATTGGCCTCGACCGCAGCGCCCTTGCCATCGGCCAGTTCGCTCTGTCAGGCCTGCGCGGCATGTTGCCGGATGGCACGCCCTTCGATGCGCCTGAGGATACCGACCTGCCAGCCGCCCTTGAGCTGGACGAATCCGTCAAGAACGCGGTGATCTATCTGGCCCTTCCCGCCCGCCAGCCCGGCAAGGCCGACATGGCCCAGACCGGCACCTCGGCGGTCAACAGCGTGCGGCTTGTTGCTTCACCCTATGAAGCGCCTGATGCCAATGTGGAAACCGATTTCCTGGCGCCCATCGATGTCGGTCGTCTGAACCTGAAACTGTTGAAGACCGGCGACGATCTGGCTGGTTATGAGCTACTGGGGCTTGCCCGCGTGGTCGAGGTGCGCTCCGACAAGGCTGTTCTTCTCGACCCGGATTTCATTCCAGCCAGCCTGAACTGCACGGCATCTTCAAGGCTGCATGAATTGATGACCGAATTGCTGGGCATCGTCCGGCACCGGGCGGAAGCGATTGCCGAACGGATCGGCGATCCGACCATTCGTGGCACCGCGGAAGTCGGCGATTATTTCCTGTTGCAAATCCTCAACCGCGCCGATCCGCTGCTGAAACATGCGCTGGCCAATGCCACCCGGCTGCATCCCATGCAGTTTTACGAGCAATGCATCCAGCTGGCCGGTGAGCTGGCCACATTTACCATGGAGAGCAAGCGGGCGACGGATTTTCCGGCCTATCGCCATGACGATCTGAAGGCGACGTTTGGCGCTGTCTTCGAGGACTTGCGCACCTCGCTGTCCTCGGTGCTGGCACAATCGGCTGTTGCTATCGAGCTGGTGGAGCGTCGCCACGGCGTGCGGGTCGGCACGATCAACGACCGGAGCCTGCTGCGCGATGCTGGTTTCGTGCTGGCAGTGCGGGCGGACATGTCGGCGGAAGACGTGCGCCGCACCCTTCCCGCCCGCATCAAGGTCGGGCCGGTGGAGCGGATTGCCGAACTGGTCAATGTCGCGCTGCCAGGCATTCCGGTGCGTCCGCTGCCGGTTCTGCCACGCCAGCTGCCTTACCGGGCCGGGACCATCTATTTCGAGCTGGATACCAAAACACCGCTCTGGAAACAGCTTGAAACATCCGGGGCGATTGCCCTGCACCTGGCAGGCGACTTCCCTGGTCTTGAACTCGAAATGTGGGCCTTGAGAGAATGA
- a CDS encoding FHA domain-containing protein, with the protein MKLELRPEKPVTKGQTTWTLDYGRRTIGRAPACDWQVTDNECRVSKLHCTISRDRDGYVLSDQSANGTLVDGKLLLEGDTIPLKHGASIDVRGYRFTVSITGEAAPEAVDPDPTMPLSSETLTISSILADIAPNGTTARGLLGERQVEEPWKQPRPSERGISGGATQSDRRADKEKSFTRHVDIGWSGPPQTDGMKPVLPDNWFDEDAGGSAMEHLAAPKTFVTIAPPVRRPPQDLPPPQEERSKPQDEFDAVFADPEDHEPDQRQSQSASDLQAERMMAALARAQEALAESIAAFDLPGDAVPALSPSGGTDLAARLEAFAGQQEAFAAILQTMMQAAGRSLDPRLLEAKVDANMPMRLPFLAERDYWAAYRQLFQAEGRILSFRDFMRRAAMGEQAEEPAAPVQADRIMGVETSNET; encoded by the coding sequence ATGAAGCTGGAACTTCGCCCCGAAAAGCCAGTTACTAAAGGCCAGACCACCTGGACGCTGGACTATGGTCGCCGGACTATTGGCCGCGCCCCTGCCTGCGATTGGCAAGTGACGGACAATGAATGCCGCGTCTCCAAACTGCATTGCACCATCAGCCGGGACCGGGACGGTTATGTCCTGAGCGACCAGAGCGCCAATGGCACCCTGGTCGATGGCAAGCTGCTGCTGGAAGGCGATACGATCCCGCTCAAGCATGGCGCCAGCATCGATGTGCGCGGCTATCGCTTTACCGTTTCGATCACCGGTGAGGCGGCGCCTGAGGCGGTCGATCCCGATCCAACCATGCCGCTCAGCAGTGAGACGCTGACGATTTCATCGATCCTTGCCGATATCGCCCCGAATGGCACCACCGCTCGCGGCCTTCTGGGAGAGCGGCAGGTGGAGGAACCGTGGAAGCAACCCCGGCCCTCAGAGCGAGGCATATCTGGAGGGGCGACACAATCTGACCGTCGGGCGGACAAGGAAAAGAGCTTTACCCGGCATGTCGATATCGGCTGGAGCGGTCCGCCGCAGACCGACGGCATGAAGCCCGTCCTGCCGGACAATTGGTTCGATGAGGATGCCGGTGGAAGCGCCATGGAACATCTGGCCGCGCCGAAAACCTTCGTGACCATCGCGCCACCCGTTCGCCGTCCGCCGCAGGACTTGCCCCCTCCGCAGGAGGAACGGTCAAAACCGCAGGACGAATTTGACGCCGTGTTCGCCGATCCCGAGGATCATGAGCCGGATCAGCGACAGAGCCAATCGGCTTCAGATTTGCAAGCGGAGCGGATGATGGCGGCGCTCGCCCGCGCCCAGGAGGCGCTGGCTGAAAGCATCGCGGCCTTCGACCTGCCGGGTGATGCTGTGCCTGCCCTGTCGCCCAGCGGCGGAACCGATCTTGCCGCTCGGCTGGAAGCCTTTGCCGGACAGCAGGAGGCCTTTGCGGCGATTTTGCAAACCATGATGCAGGCGGCAGGCCGCTCGCTGGACCCCCGCCTGCTGGAGGCCAAGGTGGACGCTAATATGCCGATGCGCCTGCCTTTCCTTGCCGAGCGCGATTATTGGGCCGCCTATCGGCAATTGTTTCAGGCCGAGGGCCGTATTCTTTCATTCAGGGATTTCATGCGTCGCGCCGCAATGGGCGAGCAGGCCGAAGAGCCTGCCGCACCTGTTCAGGCTGACAGGATAATGGGGGTTGAAACATCAAATGAGACATGA